Proteins from a genomic interval of Pseudodesulfovibrio nedwellii:
- a CDS encoding mechanosensitive ion channel family protein encodes MERFDPQVLFDTAMYYVTTYGVKLIVALILFIVGRMIARYIADMTRKVMLKAKMDETLGSFMRNIIYYALLAAVVIAALGQAGINVTSFLAVLGAAGLAVGLALKDSLSNFAAGVILIMMNFFKKGDYVTAGGESGTVTTINIFNTVLTTPDNKVITVPNSAVLGGTITNVTANPTRRVDLVMGIGYNDDLLKAKKILKQILADEPRILTTPAPQVEVSELADSSVNFIVRPWCKTEDYWGVYFAITEKVKLVFDQEGISIPYPQQDVYMYTVDKNSEG; translated from the coding sequence ATGGAAAGATTCGACCCCCAAGTTCTTTTTGATACTGCGATGTATTATGTCACCACGTATGGTGTAAAACTCATTGTTGCCCTAATACTTTTTATCGTAGGTCGGATGATCGCACGCTATATTGCAGACATGACCCGCAAAGTTATGCTCAAAGCAAAAATGGATGAGACGCTTGGCTCATTCATGCGCAACATCATCTACTATGCCCTGCTCGCAGCCGTGGTTATTGCTGCACTCGGACAGGCTGGAATAAACGTAACGTCCTTCCTCGCTGTTCTCGGTGCCGCAGGTTTGGCCGTCGGTCTCGCTCTCAAGGACTCCCTGTCCAACTTTGCTGCCGGCGTCATCCTGATCATGATGAATTTCTTCAAAAAAGGTGATTACGTTACGGCTGGTGGTGAATCCGGTACTGTCACGACAATCAATATCTTCAATACGGTCTTGACCACCCCTGACAACAAGGTCATCACCGTGCCCAACTCCGCCGTACTCGGTGGAACCATCACCAATGTCACAGCCAACCCGACTCGCCGTGTCGACTTGGTTATGGGCATCGGCTACAACGACGACCTGCTCAAAGCGAAAAAGATTTTGAAACAAATTCTGGCAGACGAACCACGCATTCTTACCACCCCTGCCCCACAGGTCGAAGTTTCCGAGTTGGCAGATTCCTCGGTCAACTTTATTGTACGACCTTGGTGCAAAACAGAAGATTACTGGGGTGTGTACTTCGCCATCACAGAAAAAGTAAAACTTGTCTTCGATC
- a CDS encoding glycosyltransferase family 2 protein translates to MRETVTGLVLTYNGERLLEKCLKSLDFCDELLVVDSDSSDRTREIAEACGARVIVNPWPGPVAQFKLALSEITTTWVVSLDQDEFLTDELHDNIIKKLSKKEHVSGYYTSRSSFYFNRFMKHSGWYPDYLFRVFRTGQMEVSASGAHYHFKPRGETIKLSGDILHYPYDSFQQHMEKINYYAEEGAISLREKGKRGGMLNALLHATVRFIKLYFLKLGFLDGAAGFCNALAGYYYTFQKYIRVNEKGKWGE, encoded by the coding sequence ATGCGTGAAACTGTGACCGGATTGGTCCTGACATATAATGGTGAACGGCTGCTTGAGAAATGTCTCAAATCGCTTGATTTTTGCGATGAATTACTCGTTGTAGATTCAGACTCATCTGATCGCACCCGAGAAATAGCGGAAGCATGTGGCGCTCGGGTTATCGTCAATCCTTGGCCCGGACCCGTTGCTCAATTCAAACTCGCCTTGTCGGAAATCACTACCACCTGGGTTGTCTCATTGGATCAGGACGAATTTCTGACAGACGAATTGCACGACAATATCATCAAAAAACTCTCCAAAAAGGAGCACGTTTCTGGTTACTATACTTCACGAAGCTCCTTCTATTTCAATCGGTTCATGAAACATTCAGGGTGGTATCCAGATTACCTTTTCCGTGTATTTCGCACAGGTCAAATGGAAGTCTCGGCCTCAGGTGCGCACTATCACTTCAAGCCTCGCGGAGAGACCATAAAGCTATCTGGTGACATCCTGCATTACCCCTATGACTCCTTCCAGCAACATATGGAAAAGATTAACTACTATGCTGAGGAAGGAGCGATTTCCCTTCGTGAAAAAGGTAAACGCGGCGGCATGCTCAATGCACTACTTCACGCCACAGTCCGCTTTATAAAACTCTATTTTCTAAAGCTCGGTTTTCTGGACGGCGCTGCTGGATTCTGCAATGCGCTTGCCGGATACTATTACACGTTCCAAAAATACATTCGAGTGAATGAAAAAGGGAAATGGGGCGAATAA